A genomic segment from Candidatus Hydrogenedentota bacterium encodes:
- the moaC gene encoding cyclic pyranopterin monophosphate synthase MoaC has product MFTHVDEQNRPGIVDVSEKAVTLRTAAARSIITVPGEVIAALSDGEIQTKKGPVFQTAIIAGTMAAKQTSALIPLCHPLPLEGCKVEISVSGANDIVIECRVKTHHKTGVEMEALTGATVAALTVYDMCKAFSHDMVIRETRLIEKHGGKRDVERAP; this is encoded by the coding sequence ATGTTTACCCATGTAGACGAGCAGAACCGCCCCGGCATCGTGGATGTGAGCGAGAAGGCGGTGACCCTGCGGACCGCGGCGGCGCGCAGCATTATCACCGTGCCCGGCGAGGTCATTGCGGCGCTTTCGGACGGGGAGATCCAGACGAAGAAGGGCCCGGTGTTCCAGACGGCGATCATCGCGGGGACGATGGCGGCGAAACAGACGAGCGCGCTGATCCCGCTGTGCCACCCGCTGCCGCTGGAAGGGTGCAAGGTGGAGATATCGGTTTCCGGGGCGAACGATATTGTGATTGAGTGCCGCGTGAAGACGCACCACAAGACGGGCGTTGAAATGGAGGCGCTGACGGGCGCGACGGTGGCCGCGCTGACGGTTTACGACATGTGCAAGGCCTTTTCCCACGACATGGTCATCCGGGAGACGCGCCTGATCGAGAAACACGGCGGCAAACGGGATGTGGAGCG
- the moaA gene encoding GTP 3',8-cyclase MoaA: MNFPNATSPEAPATRDRLGRPARDLRISVTDRCNLRCAYCMPEECFGSDYAFLTRADLLTFEEIARVARAAVSLGVRKIRVTGGEPLLRKDLPVLVGMLSAIPGVEDLALTTNGLLLPRLAAPLHAAGLDRVTVSLDSLDDATLARMSGRPIAAAEVLAGIGAARAAGFKTIKVNCVVQRGENEEQVLPLASYFRGTGVTIRFIEFMDTGTRNGWRLDTVVPSSELRDAIHARYPLVPVAPAIRGEVARRYRYADGQGEVGFITSVTQPFCGDCTRLRLAPDGSVYTCLFARHGHPLKPLLRAGAGERDIADWLRGVWRIRDDRYSEERTEETAGRDKVEMHHIGG; the protein is encoded by the coding sequence ATGAACTTTCCGAACGCCACGTCTCCCGAGGCGCCCGCAACCCGTGATCGGCTGGGCCGTCCCGCGCGGGATTTGCGGATATCGGTAACGGACCGGTGTAACCTGCGCTGTGCGTACTGCATGCCGGAGGAGTGTTTCGGCAGCGACTACGCGTTTCTGACGCGAGCCGACCTGCTGACTTTTGAAGAGATTGCGCGGGTGGCGCGCGCGGCGGTTTCGCTGGGGGTGCGCAAGATCCGGGTGACGGGCGGCGAGCCGCTATTGCGCAAGGATCTTCCGGTGCTGGTGGGGATGCTGTCCGCGATTCCGGGCGTCGAGGACCTGGCGCTGACCACAAACGGGTTGCTTCTGCCGCGGCTGGCGGCGCCGCTTCACGCGGCGGGGCTGGACCGGGTGACGGTGAGCCTGGACAGCCTCGACGACGCGACGCTGGCCCGGATGAGCGGGCGCCCGATCGCGGCGGCAGAGGTGCTTGCGGGGATTGGCGCGGCGCGCGCGGCGGGCTTCAAAACGATCAAGGTCAATTGCGTGGTCCAGCGCGGCGAGAACGAAGAACAGGTGTTGCCGCTGGCGTCGTACTTCCGGGGGACCGGCGTCACCATTCGGTTTATCGAGTTCATGGACACCGGCACGCGCAACGGATGGCGGCTGGACACGGTCGTTCCGTCATCGGAGTTGCGCGACGCCATCCACGCCCGCTACCCGCTGGTCCCGGTGGCCCCGGCGATCCGCGGGGAGGTGGCGCGCCGCTACCGGTACGCGGACGGGCAGGGGGAGGTGGGTTTTATCACGTCCGTCACGCAGCCCTTCTGCGGCGATTGCACCCGGCTGCGGCTGGCCCCGGACGGCAGCGTCTACACGTGCCTGTTTGCGCGGCATGGCCACCCGCTGAAGCCGCTGCTGCGCGCGGGCGCGGGCGAGCGGGACATCGCGGACTGGCTCCGGGGCGTGTGGCGGATCCGGGACGACCGCTATTCCGAGGAGCGAACGGAAGAGACCGCGGGGCGGGACAAGGTCGAAATGCACCACATAGGAGGTTGA
- a CDS encoding exo-alpha-sialidase: protein MKIVIAALSLVAALSPMAHAGAAKLVKEKDIIIYSDDRFHSAFPSVVRRPDGELIVAFRRAPNRALFGEKSTNHVDPNSYLVQVRSTDNAETWTADPALILAHPFGGSQDPCLIQLADNSILCASYGWALPRDDSWKAWGNVPNAAGFLFMGGYLVRSTDGGHAWSDLIIPPVLPDNDTRIAFNQPETAYNRGGMYQGKSGRVFWAVARHVFEEAGPRTENHLLTSDDGGLTWDYRAPIAQDPEVVFNEASIYETPKGDLVTFIRTAKFNDHTVVARSTDGGQSFTWEDAGFQGHPHYPLRLPDGRVLLVYGYRHKPMGIRARILNPECTDYKESAEIVLREDGGGSDLGYPWATLMADGRVLVCYYFNVDNGTKHIAGTILRLEP, encoded by the coding sequence ATGAAGATCGTGATTGCCGCCCTTTCGCTTGTCGCCGCCCTCAGCCCGATGGCCCATGCCGGGGCCGCGAAGCTGGTTAAGGAAAAGGACATCATCATCTACAGCGATGACCGCTTCCACAGCGCGTTTCCGTCCGTGGTGCGGCGACCGGACGGTGAGCTGATCGTGGCGTTCCGGCGCGCGCCGAACCGGGCGCTGTTCGGGGAGAAGAGCACGAACCACGTCGATCCGAACAGTTACCTGGTGCAAGTGCGGTCCACGGACAACGCGGAGACGTGGACGGCGGATCCGGCGCTGATCCTGGCGCACCCGTTCGGCGGATCGCAGGACCCGTGTCTGATCCAGCTTGCGGACAACAGCATTCTCTGCGCGAGTTACGGATGGGCGCTGCCGCGTGACGATTCCTGGAAGGCGTGGGGGAACGTTCCCAACGCGGCGGGCTTTTTGTTCATGGGCGGCTACCTCGTGCGATCGACCGACGGCGGGCACGCGTGGTCGGACCTGATCATTCCGCCCGTATTGCCGGACAACGACACCCGGATTGCGTTCAACCAACCGGAGACGGCGTACAACCGGGGCGGCATGTACCAGGGGAAGAGCGGGCGCGTTTTCTGGGCCGTGGCGCGGCATGTGTTCGAGGAGGCGGGACCGCGTACGGAGAACCACCTGCTGACGTCGGACGATGGCGGGCTCACATGGGACTACCGCGCGCCGATCGCGCAGGATCCGGAGGTGGTGTTCAACGAGGCGTCGATCTACGAGACGCCGAAGGGCGATCTGGTGACCTTTATCCGCACGGCGAAGTTCAACGACCACACGGTCGTCGCGCGATCGACGGATGGGGGACAGTCTTTCACGTGGGAGGATGCGGGGTTCCAGGGGCACCCGCACTACCCGCTGCGCCTGCCCGACGGGCGCGTGCTGCTGGTGTACGGGTACCGGCACAAGCCGATGGGCATCCGCGCGCGGATTCTGAACCCGGAATGCACGGACTACAAGGAGTCGGCCGAGATCGTGCTGCGCGAGGATGGCGGCGGAAGCGACCTGGGCTACCCGTGGGCGACCCTGATGGCGGACGGGCGGGTGCTGGTGTGCTACTACTTCAACGTGGACAACGGGACCAAGCACATCGCGGGCACGATCCTGCGGCTGGAGCCGTAA
- a CDS encoding AbrB/MazE/SpoVT family DNA-binding domain-containing protein yields MNTVTVSQEFQIVIPSEICLQAGIQPGQKLEVFRVGDVIELAPVKSLKSLRGSLPGLDTNVEREDDTV; encoded by the coding sequence ATGAATACCGTCACAGTTTCCCAAGAATTCCAGATCGTGATCCCCAGCGAGATCTGTCTGCAAGCCGGGATCCAACCGGGCCAGAAGCTCGAAGTCTTTCGCGTTGGCGACGTCATCGAGCTCGCCCCGGTCAAGTCCCTGAAATCGTTGCGTGGCAGCTTGCCTGGCCTGGACACCAACGTTGAACGGGAAGATGATACGGTATAA
- a CDS encoding type II toxin-antitoxin system VapC family toxin, which translates to MNLVDSCGWLEYFADGPNAGFFAPALEAEESSLLVPTLCMYEVFKNILIQFGREQAVEKVAAMRQGIIVPLDDKLALDAALLSHELRLPMADSVMLATARAYRALVWTQDSHFEGLDGVRYQAKTTS; encoded by the coding sequence ATAAATCTCGTTGACTCCTGTGGCTGGCTGGAGTACTTCGCGGATGGGCCCAATGCCGGTTTTTTCGCACCGGCTCTGGAAGCGGAAGAATCATCGCTACTTGTGCCTACCCTGTGTATGTATGAGGTTTTCAAGAATATCCTGATTCAATTCGGACGGGAACAGGCTGTAGAGAAAGTAGCTGCCATGCGACAAGGCATAATTGTACCTCTGGATGACAAGCTTGCGTTGGACGCCGCGCTATTGAGTCACGAATTGAGACTACCGATGGCGGATAGTGTCATGCTGGCGACGGCACGGGCCTATCGGGCGCTGGTTTGGACGCAAGATTCCCACTTTGAAGGCCTGGACGGAGTTCGCTATCAGGCGAAAACAACATCCTGA
- a CDS encoding iron ABC transporter permease — protein sequence MKRPRILAAAALAFAACAVIFASSVFVGTETLDLGQAWAELRAGTPLNEAPTLSVLLRHRVPRTLAAFIAGAGLALAGCAFQALLRNPLATPYTLGVASAGALGAWIAFLLADVTADLPVINVLASKQVMAFLFAGLDVFLVYLLAARHIRTSPAVLLLAGVTLGMLANAGILFSRFIARPDRLVNMDRWLMGGVDVLGYQPVILLAAGVIPCAVVLLLQAARYDQFAFGTALAAGRGVNVSRLQITTFVVGSLITAVIVSEVGPIGFVGLIIPHGVRLIAGPSHRYVMPLSIVAGGAFLCACDIIARRILPGETPIGIITTLIGGPVFLYLLVRRQFSGWQL from the coding sequence GTGAAGCGCCCGCGCATTCTTGCAGCTGCCGCCCTGGCGTTCGCCGCGTGCGCGGTGATCTTTGCGTCGAGCGTTTTCGTGGGCACAGAGACCCTTGACCTGGGCCAGGCGTGGGCGGAGTTGCGGGCGGGCACACCGCTGAACGAGGCCCCGACGCTTTCCGTGCTGCTGCGGCACCGTGTCCCCCGCACGCTGGCCGCGTTTATCGCGGGGGCGGGGCTCGCCCTGGCCGGGTGCGCGTTTCAGGCGCTCTTGCGAAATCCCCTGGCCACGCCCTACACGCTCGGGGTCGCCAGCGCGGGGGCCCTGGGCGCGTGGATCGCGTTTCTACTCGCCGATGTTACGGCGGACCTGCCGGTGATCAATGTGCTCGCCAGCAAGCAGGTCATGGCGTTCCTTTTTGCGGGGCTGGATGTGTTTCTCGTGTACCTGCTCGCCGCGCGGCACATCCGCACCTCGCCGGCGGTGCTCTTGCTGGCGGGCGTCACGCTGGGCATGCTGGCAAACGCTGGTATTCTGTTCAGCCGATTCATCGCGCGGCCCGATCGGCTCGTGAACATGGACCGCTGGCTGATGGGCGGCGTGGATGTGCTGGGGTATCAGCCCGTGATCCTGTTGGCCGCCGGGGTGATCCCGTGCGCCGTCGTTCTCCTGTTGCAGGCGGCGCGCTACGACCAGTTCGCGTTCGGCACCGCGCTCGCCGCCGGTCGCGGGGTTAACGTTTCGCGGCTGCAGATCACCACCTTCGTGGTGGGATCGCTGATCACGGCGGTGATCGTGTCCGAAGTCGGGCCGATTGGCTTTGTCGGGCTGATCATCCCCCACGGCGTGCGCCTGATCGCGGGTCCGAGCCACCGCTACGTAATGCCGCTGAGCATCGTGGCCGGCGGGGCCTTCCTCTGCGCCTGCGACATCATTGCGCGGCGCATTCTCCCGGGCGAGACGCCGATCGGGATCATTACCACGCTGATTGGCGGGCCGGTGTTCCTGTATTTGCTGGTGCGCCGCCAGTTCTCGGGCTGGCAGCTATAG
- a CDS encoding ABC transporter ATP-binding protein yields MSHVLAADRVSFGYAPGSPVLMDVSVELRGGEVAGIIGPNGAGKSTLLQLLCGLLNPDEGAVLLDGRPLSEFSARARARLVGYMPQSVQPAFSLSVREVVALGRYPHLGPFGILGPPDHAVVEACLEQTETVALADRDFLSLSGGERQRAVLASVLAQEPRLLLLDEPMSALDLPHEVAFFRQLRDLAAGGLGVVVVTHDINLAAQFCDRLLLIGQDHTLAAAGAPQDVLTAELLTQAYGSPLAVGSHPESGGPFVTVPLLEVGR; encoded by the coding sequence ATGAGCCATGTTCTGGCGGCAGATCGCGTGTCCTTCGGCTACGCTCCGGGTTCCCCGGTGCTGATGGATGTCAGCGTGGAATTACGCGGCGGCGAAGTCGCTGGAATCATCGGCCCCAACGGCGCGGGGAAGAGCACGTTGCTGCAATTGTTGTGCGGGCTGCTCAATCCGGACGAGGGCGCCGTGCTGCTGGACGGGCGTCCGCTTTCCGAATTCAGCGCGCGGGCGCGCGCCCGGCTGGTGGGCTACATGCCGCAGAGCGTGCAACCCGCGTTCAGCCTGTCCGTGCGCGAGGTGGTGGCCCTCGGGCGCTATCCGCACCTGGGGCCCTTCGGCATTCTGGGGCCGCCCGATCACGCCGTGGTGGAGGCGTGCCTCGAACAGACCGAGACGGTCGCGCTCGCGGACCGCGATTTTCTGTCGCTTTCCGGCGGGGAACGGCAACGGGCGGTGCTGGCGAGCGTGCTCGCGCAGGAGCCGCGCCTGCTGCTGCTGGACGAGCCGATGTCCGCGCTGGATCTCCCGCACGAGGTGGCGTTTTTCCGGCAGCTGCGCGATCTCGCGGCGGGCGGGCTGGGTGTGGTCGTGGTGACGCATGACATTAACCTGGCGGCGCAGTTCTGTGATCGGCTACTGCTCATCGGCCAGGATCACACGCTGGCCGCCGCGGGGGCTCCGCAGGACGTGCTGACGGCGGAGCTGCTGACCCAGGCCTACGGCAGCCCGCTGGCGGTGGGGTCGCACCCCGAATCGGGGGGGCCGTTCGTGACCGTGCCGTTGTTGGAGGTGGGACGGTGA
- a CDS encoding ABC transporter substrate-binding protein, translating to MSLAPNLTETIYALGEGRQLIGRSEFDDYPPEVRALPALGGYIDPDLERIAMRSPAMIFVPGRHEQVTRFAEMQGITVVNVHMDSFETIFGGIETIGAALGREREATALRARIESDLDAIQQAVSPFERRSVLIVLGRERGDLSNLQTVGSASFISEIVAVAGGDNIYGDAPQAYLEASKETVVMKAPDAILEIQAGKTLTRNQQQALYNDWRFLDTVPAVRNGSIYYVTDSHAMRPGPRIAEVARIVARRLHFKAELPE from the coding sequence GTGTCGCTCGCGCCCAACCTCACCGAGACGATCTACGCGTTGGGCGAGGGACGGCAACTGATCGGCCGGAGCGAGTTTGACGATTACCCGCCCGAGGTCCGGGCGCTTCCCGCGCTCGGGGGCTATATCGATCCCGATCTCGAGCGCATCGCCATGCGCTCTCCCGCGATGATTTTTGTTCCGGGTCGTCATGAACAGGTGACGCGATTCGCCGAAATGCAGGGGATCACGGTGGTCAACGTCCACATGGACAGCTTCGAGACGATATTCGGGGGGATCGAGACCATAGGCGCGGCGCTGGGGCGCGAACGGGAGGCGACGGCATTGCGGGCGCGCATCGAATCGGATCTGGACGCTATTCAGCAGGCGGTTTCGCCGTTTGAACGCCGCAGCGTGTTGATTGTGCTCGGACGCGAGCGGGGCGATCTATCCAACCTGCAAACCGTGGGCAGCGCGTCCTTCATTTCCGAGATAGTGGCGGTGGCGGGCGGCGACAACATCTACGGCGATGCGCCGCAGGCGTACCTGGAGGCGTCGAAGGAAACGGTGGTCATGAAGGCGCCCGACGCGATCCTGGAGATACAGGCGGGCAAGACGCTGACGCGGAACCAGCAGCAGGCGCTTTACAACGACTGGCGATTTCTGGATACGGTGCCGGCGGTGCGCAATGGATCGATTTACTACGTCACGGATTCCCATGCGATGCGCCCCGGCCCGCGGATCGCCGAAGTGGCCCGGATCGTCGCGCGCCGGCTGCACTTCAAAGCGGAACTGCCCGAATGA
- a CDS encoding NUDIX hydrolase, which produces MEEWTRNEVIYDGDVFRVRAGEVVLDDGTVARREVIEHPGGVGIIPFTGHSVLFVRQFRIAIGKYVLEMPAGKREGGEDPALCGMRELEEETGYRAGRLIPAGAVYASVGYCSELIHIYLAVDLAHVGQNLDYEERIEIVEMPLEEVRDTLRANGFEDGKTVVGLYALLQYLEPGP; this is translated from the coding sequence ATGGAAGAATGGACCCGAAATGAGGTTATCTACGACGGCGACGTGTTTCGCGTGCGCGCGGGCGAGGTCGTGCTCGACGACGGCACGGTGGCGCGGCGCGAGGTCATCGAGCATCCCGGGGGGGTGGGGATCATTCCGTTCACGGGGCATTCGGTGCTGTTCGTGCGGCAGTTTCGCATCGCAATCGGGAAATATGTCCTCGAAATGCCGGCGGGCAAGCGCGAAGGTGGCGAGGATCCCGCGCTTTGCGGCATGCGTGAACTGGAGGAGGAAACCGGCTATCGCGCGGGACGTTTGATACCGGCGGGTGCGGTGTATGCGTCGGTGGGCTACTGTTCGGAGCTTATTCACATCTACCTGGCCGTGGACCTGGCGCACGTCGGGCAGAATCTCGACTACGAGGAGCGCATCGAGATCGTGGAGATGCCGCTGGAGGAGGTGCGCGACACACTGCGCGCGAATGGCTTCGAGGACGGGAAGACGGTCGTGGGGCTGTATGCCCTGCTGCAATACCTGGAGCCGGGGCCATAG
- a CDS encoding prolyl oligopeptidase family serine peptidase, which produces MIRRIALIAALCLLPHLTTARADETPYVQHENLVFAEVHGTGLLADVFTPLPSETPRPGDGLAIVDVASGAFHSDRGKINDHKRARMFDIYCGAGYTVFAIRPGSITKYSGEEMNAHVKIGIRWVKSQAEKYGVNPDRLGITGASAGGYLATMAAVTPEDATGNGPLGQYDTRVRAAAVFFPPTDFTRVEWASGRGGRLERFFFSDGFGDRSKEEIAEKVKELSPAHRVGDSVPPMLFIHGDADEVVKLEQSEIMVDALTAKGHEVELIVKEGGAHPWPTIYEEVAVMCAWFNQSLRRD; this is translated from the coding sequence ATGATACGCCGGATCGCCCTGATTGCCGCCCTTTGCCTGTTGCCGCACCTCACAACCGCGCGCGCGGACGAGACTCCGTACGTCCAGCACGAAAACCTGGTCTTCGCGGAAGTCCACGGGACCGGCCTGCTCGCCGATGTGTTCACGCCGCTCCCCTCGGAAACGCCGCGGCCCGGCGACGGCCTGGCCATCGTCGACGTGGCGAGCGGCGCCTTCCATTCCGATCGCGGCAAGATCAACGACCACAAGCGGGCGCGCATGTTCGACATCTATTGCGGAGCCGGCTACACGGTCTTCGCGATCCGCCCCGGCTCCATCACGAAGTACTCCGGCGAGGAGATGAACGCCCACGTGAAAATCGGCATCCGCTGGGTCAAGAGCCAGGCCGAAAAATACGGCGTCAACCCCGACCGGCTCGGCATTACCGGCGCGTCGGCCGGTGGCTATCTCGCCACCATGGCCGCCGTGACGCCAGAGGACGCGACCGGCAACGGGCCGCTGGGACAGTACGACACCCGCGTCCGCGCGGCCGCGGTCTTTTTCCCGCCCACGGACTTCACCCGGGTGGAGTGGGCCAGCGGGCGCGGCGGGCGCCTGGAACGCTTCTTCTTCAGCGATGGATTCGGCGATCGCTCGAAGGAAGAAATTGCCGAAAAGGTGAAGGAACTCTCCCCGGCGCACCGCGTCGGCGACAGCGTCCCGCCGATGCTCTTCATCCACGGCGACGCGGACGAGGTGGTCAAGCTGGAGCAATCGGAAATCATGGTGGACGCGCTGACGGCGAAAGGCCACGAAGTGGAATTGATCGTGAAGGAAGGCGGCGCGCACCCCTGGCCGACAATCTACGAGGAAGTCGCCGTTATGTGCGCCTGGTTCAACCAATCCCTGCGCCGGGACTGA